The following are encoded in a window of Roseimaritima ulvae genomic DNA:
- a CDS encoding preprotein translocase subunit SecA: MTALERIWEILGLIFGGMLSSIERGITAIFGSSNARQINRFRERVEKINALEERFAALSDEELRAQTERFRERLREGETLEDILEEAFAVAREGGKRFLSMRHYDVQLIGGMVLHSGAIAEMITGEGKTLVATLPAYLNALEAKGVHVVTVNDYLARRDMEWMAPLYMNLGLTVGNIQSGMSIQEKQAAYACDITYGTNNEFGFDYLRDNMRPASRGDQRFPVEVQQSQGPLHYAIIDEVDNILIDEARTPLIISGPADQDLGKYAEADRVAQQLRKEEHFTVDEKQHNVTLTDEGVREAEKLAGVESFYTAGNMQWPHLIDNALKARYLYKLDVNYVVKDRQIVIVDEFTGRLMEGRQWSDGLHQAVEAKEGVPIKQETQTFATVTLQNFFKLYNKLSGMTGTAMTEANEFWKIYNLDVIAIPPNRTLERIEYPDVIYMTEKDKFKALAEDIERTSKWDVLVMKDGSELWGTIDSENDESIAFTPKGSKAKEQVPRSKVVDVERARRPVLVGTVSIEKSERLSSLLDMRGIQHQVLNAKQHGREADIVAQAGRLGAVTIATNMAGRGTDIILGGNPENMAWAQLQHKYPTRLEVPDEEWNALVKEIDEREQMTAEGKIVREIGGLCVMGTERHDSRRIDLQLRGRCGRQGDPGSSRFYLSLEDDLMRIFAGDFVKSVFERLGMNEGEAIESKMVTRRIEAAQKKVEERNFEIRKSLLEYDEVMDEQRKRVYGYRQNILDGHSCRKMILSQIEQQIDSHVEEFLDEHYGPTSYANWAGGQLGCQLEPRDYRGLDPKTADQYSREQAERAAEAAVAEALEENLPSEMDEEEWNWQALATWANKRYGTQFRDRDLKKLERIDLTDKLVEAAHQAIAKVELDEGAPLLENDFGLRKLCGWIRNKFGIEATPAELEQLEERHEVKSLLFERASTAYGTKEAEYPILTGISAYTYKEGNSIILDREGLAGWIEGRFGAKIPHDQLDLNRENLKNQLLPYSLQANEASVAKHEEAKQKVDDLFGDADPDTSALLAAGNESLDEMAAWLEAELSYQLPKEELGRMDRDAMMLAVEGAVDDRFYPEMRRMERQVLLSMVDGAWKDHLLAMDHLRSSVQLKSYAQLDPKVEYKREGMRMFEDMWSSIGERTTDLIFRMESFNEDFIRSTWVNASAHHAPAEPAQASSSADSSANNAQQRAADEAGGESRRKPDPVRNTEPRVGRNDPCPCGSGKKYKACCMRKMV; this comes from the coding sequence ATGACAGCTCTGGAAAGAATCTGGGAGATACTTGGCCTGATCTTTGGCGGCATGCTGAGCTCAATCGAGCGCGGCATTACGGCGATTTTTGGTTCTAGTAACGCCCGGCAAATCAACCGTTTTCGTGAACGTGTTGAAAAAATTAATGCATTGGAAGAACGCTTCGCCGCTTTGTCGGACGAGGAGTTGCGGGCGCAAACCGAGCGTTTTCGGGAACGGCTGCGCGAAGGCGAAACCCTGGAAGACATTTTGGAGGAGGCCTTCGCGGTCGCTCGCGAGGGTGGCAAGCGGTTCCTCTCGATGCGGCATTACGACGTCCAGCTGATCGGCGGCATGGTGCTGCACAGCGGCGCGATTGCGGAAATGATCACCGGGGAAGGCAAAACCCTGGTGGCCACTTTGCCGGCCTACCTGAACGCTTTGGAAGCCAAGGGCGTGCACGTGGTCACGGTTAATGATTACCTGGCACGACGTGACATGGAGTGGATGGCTCCGCTGTACATGAATCTCGGTCTGACCGTGGGCAACATCCAAAGCGGGATGAGTATCCAAGAAAAACAAGCCGCCTACGCCTGCGATATCACTTACGGAACCAACAACGAATTTGGCTTCGATTATCTTCGCGACAATATGCGCCCCGCCTCGCGTGGCGACCAGCGATTCCCAGTCGAAGTCCAGCAGAGCCAAGGCCCGCTGCATTACGCCATCATCGACGAAGTGGACAATATTCTGATCGACGAGGCGCGGACGCCGCTGATCATCAGTGGTCCCGCCGACCAGGACTTGGGCAAATACGCCGAAGCCGACCGCGTCGCACAGCAGCTCCGCAAAGAAGAACATTTCACGGTCGATGAAAAACAGCACAACGTCACGCTCACCGACGAAGGCGTTCGCGAAGCTGAAAAGTTGGCAGGTGTGGAAAGCTTTTACACCGCCGGCAACATGCAGTGGCCGCACTTGATCGATAACGCGCTCAAGGCACGCTACCTGTACAAGCTGGACGTCAACTATGTGGTCAAAGATCGTCAGATTGTCATCGTCGACGAATTTACCGGACGTCTGATGGAAGGCCGTCAGTGGTCCGATGGTTTGCACCAAGCGGTCGAAGCCAAAGAAGGCGTGCCGATCAAGCAGGAAACGCAAACCTTCGCCACGGTGACTCTGCAGAACTTCTTCAAGCTCTACAACAAACTGTCGGGTATGACCGGTACGGCCATGACCGAAGCCAACGAGTTCTGGAAGATCTACAACTTGGACGTGATCGCGATCCCGCCCAACCGTACGCTGGAACGTATCGAATATCCCGACGTCATCTACATGACCGAAAAGGATAAATTCAAGGCGCTCGCCGAAGACATCGAACGGACCAGCAAGTGGGACGTGCTGGTGATGAAAGACGGCTCGGAGCTGTGGGGAACCATTGATTCCGAAAACGACGAGTCGATCGCCTTCACGCCCAAGGGCTCCAAAGCCAAAGAACAGGTGCCACGCAGCAAAGTGGTCGATGTCGAACGCGCTCGTCGGCCCGTATTGGTCGGTACCGTTTCCATCGAAAAGAGCGAACGGTTGAGCAGTCTGTTGGACATGCGAGGCATCCAGCATCAGGTTTTGAACGCCAAACAGCACGGTCGCGAAGCCGATATTGTGGCTCAAGCCGGTCGCTTGGGCGCCGTTACGATCGCGACCAACATGGCCGGCCGTGGTACCGACATTATCCTCGGCGGTAACCCCGAGAACATGGCTTGGGCTCAGCTGCAACACAAATACCCCACGCGTCTGGAAGTTCCCGATGAAGAATGGAACGCGTTGGTTAAAGAGATCGACGAACGGGAGCAGATGACCGCCGAAGGTAAAATCGTGCGGGAAATCGGCGGCTTGTGCGTGATGGGCACCGAACGTCATGACTCGCGACGTATCGACTTGCAGCTTCGCGGTCGTTGCGGACGCCAGGGCGACCCCGGCAGCAGTCGCTTTTACCTGTCGCTCGAAGACGATTTGATGCGGATCTTTGCTGGCGATTTCGTCAAAAGCGTGTTCGAACGGCTGGGCATGAACGAAGGCGAAGCCATCGAATCGAAAATGGTGACCCGCCGCATCGAAGCCGCTCAGAAGAAGGTCGAAGAACGCAACTTTGAAATTCGTAAAAGCTTGCTTGAATATGACGAGGTCATGGACGAGCAGCGGAAACGCGTCTACGGCTATCGACAGAACATCCTGGACGGTCACAGCTGCCGCAAGATGATCCTCTCGCAGATCGAGCAGCAGATCGATAGTCACGTCGAAGAGTTCTTGGACGAACACTACGGGCCGACCTCTTACGCCAATTGGGCCGGTGGGCAGTTGGGCTGTCAGCTGGAACCGCGCGACTACCGCGGCTTGGACCCGAAGACGGCCGATCAGTACAGTCGCGAGCAAGCCGAACGAGCTGCGGAAGCGGCCGTGGCTGAGGCGCTGGAGGAGAACCTGCCCAGCGAGATGGACGAAGAGGAATGGAATTGGCAGGCCTTGGCCACCTGGGCCAACAAACGTTACGGCACCCAGTTCCGTGATCGCGACCTAAAGAAATTGGAACGCATCGACCTGACCGACAAACTGGTCGAAGCCGCTCATCAGGCGATCGCCAAAGTGGAACTGGATGAAGGCGCTCCGCTGCTGGAAAACGATTTCGGACTGCGGAAACTGTGCGGCTGGATCCGTAATAAGTTTGGTATCGAAGCTACCCCGGCCGAATTAGAACAGCTGGAAGAACGCCACGAAGTCAAATCGCTGTTGTTCGAACGAGCTTCCACGGCCTACGGCACCAAGGAAGCCGAATACCCGATCCTGACCGGGATCTCGGCGTACACCTACAAAGAAGGCAACTCGATTATCTTGGATCGTGAAGGCCTGGCCGGCTGGATCGAAGGCCGCTTCGGCGCCAAGATCCCGCACGATCAACTGGATCTGAATCGAGAAAATCTGAAAAACCAATTGCTGCCCTACAGCTTGCAGGCCAATGAAGCTTCCGTCGCCAAGCACGAAGAAGCCAAACAGAAGGTCGACGATCTGTTCGGCGACGCGGATCCGGATACCTCCGCCCTGCTGGCCGCTGGCAACGAATCGCTCGACGAAATGGCGGCTTGGCTGGAAGCGGAACTCAGTTACCAGTTGCCCAAGGAAGAACTGGGACGGATGGACCGCGACGCCATGATGCTGGCCGTCGAAGGCGCCGTCGATGACCGCTTCTACCCCGAAATGCGACGCATGGAACGGCAAGTACTGCTGTCGATGGTCGACGGAGCGTGGAAGGATCACCTGCTGGCCATGGACCACCTCCGCAGCAGCGTCCAGCTGAAAAGCTATGCCCAGTTGGACCCCAAGGTCGAATACAAACGCGAAGGCATGCGGATGTTCGAAGACATGTGGAGCTCGATCGGGGAACGGACCACCGACCTGATTTTCCGCATGGAATCGTTCAACGAAGATTTCATCCGCAGCACCTGGGTCAACGCCAGTGCCCACCACGCGCCGGCCGAACCCGCTCAAGCTTCGTCGTCTGCGGACTCCTCCGCCAATAACGCCCAGCAACGGGCGGCCGATGAGGCCGGAGGCGAAAGCCGCCGCAAACCCGACCCGGTTCGCAACACCGAACCACGTGTGGGACGCAACGATCCCTGCCCCTGCGGCAGTGGCAAAAAATACAAAGCCTGCTGCATGCGAAAAATGGTGTAG
- a CDS encoding DUF1571 domain-containing protein translates to MDRTIETHIESGTAETSRPRRSLWRTGLLSLALLSLGFVIGRSTAPLSAPPGAVPTPTGSGSSPSDPSAAETVSVTRQATLEEVLQMARQGLQQLEQNIDDYTATMVKQERIGNTLREPETMNMKLQTRRVQDGQTVRPMRVYLHFSAPASMAGQEVIWSEGANDGKLIAHKGGLWNVMRASLKPDSFLAMTGNRYPITQIGMTNLVRKLIARGELDQQTASATVSITSGHRVGDRICNLIQVRHAEPNGRPDDFSLAEIAIDAERQIPLRYTAFGWPAEGTEAPLLESYTYLDVELNVGLTDQDFDPDNPAYNYP, encoded by the coding sequence GTGGATAGAACCATCGAAACGCACATCGAATCCGGCACTGCGGAGACTTCGCGCCCACGGCGATCTCTCTGGCGAACCGGCCTGCTGTCGCTGGCCCTACTATCGCTGGGCTTTGTGATCGGCCGCAGCACCGCTCCGCTATCGGCACCGCCCGGCGCCGTGCCCACGCCCACCGGCAGCGGTTCGTCACCCAGCGATCCGTCCGCGGCCGAAACTGTCTCGGTGACTCGCCAAGCCACCCTCGAGGAAGTTCTGCAGATGGCTCGCCAAGGCCTGCAGCAGCTGGAGCAGAACATCGACGACTACACCGCCACGATGGTCAAGCAGGAACGGATCGGCAACACGCTTCGTGAACCGGAAACAATGAACATGAAGCTGCAAACGCGGCGGGTCCAAGACGGCCAGACGGTTCGTCCGATGCGGGTGTACTTGCATTTTTCCGCGCCGGCTTCGATGGCGGGCCAAGAAGTGATCTGGTCGGAGGGAGCCAATGACGGCAAACTGATCGCCCACAAGGGTGGTTTGTGGAACGTGATGCGAGCTTCGCTGAAGCCGGACAGCTTCCTGGCGATGACCGGAAACCGCTACCCGATCACCCAGATCGGGATGACCAATCTGGTCCGCAAACTGATCGCCCGTGGGGAATTGGACCAACAAACGGCTTCGGCCACCGTTTCCATTACCAGCGGACATCGCGTGGGGGACCGGATCTGCAACCTAATTCAAGTCCGCCATGCCGAACCGAATGGCCGCCCCGACGATTTTTCGCTGGCCGAGATCGCGATCGATGCCGAGCGACAGATCCCGTTGCGGTATACGGCCTTCGGTTGGCCGGCTGAGGGAACCGAAGCTCCGCTATTGGAGTCGTACACTTATCTGGATGTAGAATTGAACGTGGGGCTGACCGACCAGGACTTTGATCCGGACAATCCGGCCTATAACTATCCCTGA
- a CDS encoding serine/threonine protein kinase, whose product MDAPRREAASRPGPSPGNLAAGLRGLPLAMLTGLLLIFLIGLAVGLSVRRSAERLLAAELSTIRDVDVAAIRLWLGEQAATASELAAKLADSQIAGDLLLTTTDQRPQDASPASAPLQSLAAHIPASDRYIGWALLNLDGRVVAASDARWTDGELPLSPHAWRQVGTGRATVSHPFLTPQPLSTQQRTFPAGSAMMAALAPIHRQSRILGYLALLLDPADQLAELLNAAQPGDTGETYLFDRQGRMLSASRFPNQLRELGLLSRDGTADGTLDVLVRDPQVNLTRGQTPDTPPLARPLTAMAEDATRGGTGVDARGYNDYRGVPVVGAWTWLEQYQLGVVTEIDTAEAHQPWRILRLAFWTMTGTLSAIGVMLVAHNVHSQQQQRRTAADDSQPRRLGGYELGEALGSGGMGTVYRGHHQLLRRPVAIKVLEAPGTDTRAIERFEREVQRTSELQHPNTIQIYDYGRAPDGTFYYVMELVKGLDLAQLTETYGPQPPARVVHILTQVCGSLAEAHDRGLVHRDIKPANLLLSSPAGVCDYIKVVDFGLVKDVSGVDSNAVTKVESLTGTPLYMSPEAIRDATQVDARADIYSLGAVGYYLLSGHHLFDADAPVDICMLQVGQMPPRPSKRLGRELPEDLQDLLMACLQKSVNDRPQSIAQVLEGLQRCGSNGQWSIDDAEHWWTAVHETERVNRNPLASLLEKDPVIADRVRRGSRTVAD is encoded by the coding sequence ATGGATGCCCCCCGCCGAGAAGCCGCGAGCCGCCCGGGACCTTCGCCGGGAAATCTAGCGGCTGGACTGCGCGGGCTGCCCCTGGCCATGCTGACGGGTTTGCTGCTGATTTTTCTGATTGGCCTGGCCGTGGGGCTGTCGGTCCGGCGCTCGGCTGAACGCTTGCTGGCCGCCGAACTATCGACGATTCGCGACGTCGACGTGGCAGCCATTCGTCTGTGGCTGGGCGAACAAGCGGCGACCGCGTCGGAACTGGCAGCGAAACTGGCCGATAGCCAAATCGCCGGCGACCTGTTGCTGACAACCACGGACCAGCGGCCGCAGGACGCATCGCCAGCGTCGGCCCCTTTGCAAAGTCTCGCCGCCCACATCCCAGCGTCTGACCGATACATTGGCTGGGCGTTGCTGAACCTGGACGGCCGAGTGGTAGCCGCCTCGGACGCCCGCTGGACCGATGGCGAACTTCCGCTGTCCCCGCATGCATGGCGGCAGGTCGGTACGGGCAGGGCGACCGTCTCGCATCCGTTCTTGACGCCGCAGCCCCTGTCGACCCAGCAGCGAACGTTTCCCGCCGGCTCCGCCATGATGGCCGCCCTGGCTCCGATCCATCGCCAGTCGCGGATCCTGGGTTACCTGGCATTGCTGCTGGATCCCGCCGACCAACTGGCGGAACTGCTGAACGCCGCTCAACCCGGCGACACGGGCGAAACCTACCTGTTTGATCGACAGGGCCGCATGCTCTCTGCCAGCCGGTTCCCCAACCAGTTGCGCGAGCTGGGCTTGCTGTCTCGCGATGGCACCGCCGATGGAACCCTGGACGTCCTGGTCCGTGATCCTCAAGTGAACCTGACGCGTGGCCAGACGCCCGACACCCCACCGCTCGCACGCCCCCTCACCGCGATGGCCGAAGACGCCACGCGGGGCGGAACCGGCGTCGACGCCCGCGGCTACAACGACTACCGAGGCGTCCCGGTGGTCGGCGCCTGGACCTGGCTGGAACAGTACCAACTGGGCGTGGTGACCGAAATCGACACAGCAGAAGCCCATCAGCCGTGGCGAATCCTGCGGCTGGCATTTTGGACCATGACCGGAACACTGTCAGCAATCGGGGTGATGCTGGTCGCGCACAACGTTCACAGCCAACAACAGCAACGGCGAACCGCCGCGGACGACTCCCAGCCGCGACGATTGGGCGGGTACGAGCTGGGCGAAGCGCTGGGCTCGGGCGGCATGGGCACGGTGTATCGAGGGCACCACCAATTGCTGCGGCGGCCCGTAGCCATCAAAGTCTTGGAGGCTCCCGGGACCGACACCCGCGCAATCGAACGGTTTGAACGCGAAGTCCAGCGGACCAGCGAACTGCAGCACCCCAACACGATCCAAATCTACGACTATGGGCGCGCGCCCGACGGCACGTTTTATTACGTCATGGAGCTGGTCAAGGGCTTGGACCTGGCGCAACTGACGGAAACCTACGGCCCCCAGCCGCCGGCTCGAGTCGTGCACATCCTGACGCAGGTCTGCGGCTCGTTGGCCGAGGCTCATGACCGCGGGCTGGTGCATCGCGACATCAAGCCGGCCAACCTGCTGCTCAGCTCCCCGGCAGGCGTTTGCGACTACATCAAAGTAGTCGACTTTGGCTTGGTCAAAGATGTCAGCGGCGTCGACAGCAACGCAGTGACCAAAGTCGAATCGCTGACCGGGACGCCCCTCTATATGTCGCCCGAAGCGATTCGCGATGCGACTCAGGTCGACGCCCGGGCCGACATCTATTCGCTCGGCGCGGTCGGCTATTACCTGCTGTCCGGCCACCACCTGTTCGACGCCGACGCTCCGGTCGACATCTGCATGCTGCAAGTCGGCCAGATGCCGCCACGGCCCAGCAAGCGGCTGGGCCGCGAGCTGCCCGAAGACCTGCAAGACCTGCTCATGGCCTGCTTGCAAAAATCGGTGAACGATCGACCGCAATCGATCGCCCAAGTTCTCGAAGGCCTGCAGCGATGCGGCAGCAACGGCCAGTGGTCGATCGACGACGCCGAGCACTGGTGGACAGCAGTCCACGAAACCGAACGAGTGAACCGGAACCCCCTCGCTTCGCTGCTTGAGAAAGACCCGGTGATCGCCGATCGCGTGCGGCGGGGCAGCCGTACCGTCGCCGACTAA
- a CDS encoding ECF-type sigma factor, producing MPRSTDNFAELIERVRQGDSQATTELWEQYYQRLVRVAARRLPASLRRVGDEEDVALSAFHSFIAGIQHDRFPDLSGPDNLWGLLITLTGRKAHAHLRHQTRQKRGGGQVRGESVFADVEDIRNGGIGGIAGERAPADLQAELAEACDVLLNQLPDEQLRQIAIMRMEGFLVDEVALRMDLSKRAVERRLQLIRKIWSEEVEADESPGTPS from the coding sequence TTGCCGCGATCGACCGATAACTTCGCCGAGCTGATCGAGCGTGTCCGACAGGGGGATTCGCAGGCAACGACCGAGCTGTGGGAACAGTACTATCAACGTTTGGTGCGGGTGGCGGCTCGTCGTCTGCCGGCGTCGCTGCGACGGGTGGGCGACGAAGAGGATGTCGCGTTAAGTGCGTTTCACAGTTTTATTGCGGGAATTCAGCACGACCGCTTCCCTGACCTGTCGGGGCCGGACAACCTTTGGGGATTGCTTATTACACTGACTGGCCGCAAGGCGCACGCGCACCTGCGTCACCAGACGCGGCAAAAACGCGGTGGCGGACAGGTCCGCGGGGAATCTGTATTTGCCGATGTCGAGGATATCCGCAATGGTGGTATTGGCGGGATCGCGGGAGAACGGGCGCCGGCGGACCTGCAGGCGGAACTGGCCGAAGCCTGTGACGTGCTGCTGAATCAACTGCCCGATGAACAATTACGACAGATCGCCATCATGCGAATGGAAGGCTTCCTGGTCGATGAAGTGGCCCTGCGGATGGACCTTTCCAAACGAGCCGTCGAGCGACGGTTGCAGCTGATCCGAAAAATTTGGAGCGAAGAGGTCGAAGCCGACGAGTCGCCGGGAACGCCCTCCTAG
- a CDS encoding protein kinase domain-containing protein, protein MSLSQLSAAELARIDSICLRFEAELKAGQDPCIQKWMDEHPDVDREVLQAELAAVRAELSEVGQRSTGGPEGDPCREGVAGLEPGESVIRPGAQLGPYKVESLIGRGGMGRVYLGLDTRLDRAVAIKVLADDWAQRQDRVERFERESRAVAAMRHPNIVSLFDIGSHCGRPYAVMEWLDGETLRDRIKRGPINAAETRHIGAQAAEALAAAHANGIVHRDLKPENLVLIGPLGKCPDPAPTAIVKLLDFGLSRASQEDLDGSQDPTASGIVMGTAGYMAPEQARGEKATFAADIFGLGCVLHECFYHRPPFPGKTLAESLGAVLHADPKEDAEIAASDPDLAEVIRRCLRKQPEDRPRSAAEVSRWLRSRTLLVTATDSGHRDLTVKKLEAGETLELPSHPHLAPALPGPPTTLSRRRLGMMLVAAAAVGGAAWWRWGGESPRIESLAVLPLEVKESQSRQPLGARTLSDEEMVAAMLVNQLARQQSLKVVPFRPIRASSPQYAQVGKELGVDGLVLVQIVGQGQQRRVHLQLVEADSSAVLWGKEFQYSEGASLLTQRDSAARIAQEIGIQVASIRHGALTEEGAAFSCLVRGEARLDPDSEDGLRGALGCFDHARQVDPLFAEAHAGFALSAMTLAALSPPEESQELVVEARSAMLKALELRPDEGTTNLAAAMINWRDDRNFESAERHFQKTLKEMPNSWHAQHEYALFASARRQQTEAIAAIRRAVTLNPLSQTLRVDEARLNWFDGQPQLAKPAVDAMLADADKREKAAGLAIDQLEQTEDYDAAAALQDMTAVAGRADLYFAQRQAKLDEYPYGPFGPTMNQAILDARLDRIDDTYLAELISLRPTTLVLLMSAHPAFAGYRDRPIAEQVDARLPRAYGRSPQA, encoded by the coding sequence ATGTCGCTATCCCAACTGTCCGCCGCCGAACTGGCTCGCATCGATTCCATTTGTTTGCGGTTCGAAGCGGAACTCAAGGCCGGTCAAGACCCTTGCATCCAGAAATGGATGGACGAACACCCCGATGTCGACCGCGAGGTCTTGCAAGCGGAGTTGGCGGCCGTGCGGGCGGAGCTGAGCGAAGTCGGTCAGCGGAGCACCGGCGGTCCGGAAGGCGACCCTTGCCGCGAAGGCGTTGCAGGCCTGGAGCCCGGCGAATCGGTGATTCGTCCCGGGGCGCAATTGGGCCCTTACAAGGTGGAGTCACTGATCGGACGCGGTGGTATGGGCCGCGTGTACCTGGGACTGGACACCCGCCTGGATCGCGCGGTAGCCATCAAAGTCTTGGCCGACGACTGGGCGCAGCGTCAAGATCGCGTCGAACGCTTTGAACGCGAGTCGCGGGCGGTGGCCGCCATGCGACACCCAAACATCGTCTCGCTGTTCGACATCGGCAGTCATTGCGGGCGTCCTTATGCCGTGATGGAATGGCTCGACGGCGAGACGCTTCGCGACCGTATCAAACGGGGACCAATCAATGCAGCGGAGACGCGGCACATCGGCGCCCAGGCCGCCGAAGCCCTGGCCGCCGCGCACGCCAACGGGATCGTCCATCGCGACCTGAAGCCCGAGAATCTGGTGCTGATCGGACCGCTGGGAAAATGCCCCGACCCAGCGCCCACGGCGATCGTCAAACTGCTCGACTTTGGACTCTCACGAGCTTCGCAAGAAGACCTTGATGGCAGCCAAGACCCCACGGCCAGCGGGATCGTGATGGGCACCGCTGGCTACATGGCGCCGGAACAGGCGCGGGGCGAAAAGGCCACTTTCGCGGCTGATATATTCGGTTTGGGCTGCGTGCTGCACGAATGTTTCTATCATCGCCCGCCATTTCCCGGAAAGACTCTGGCCGAATCTTTGGGCGCTGTGCTGCACGCCGACCCTAAGGAGGATGCGGAGATCGCGGCGAGCGATCCCGACCTGGCGGAAGTCATCCGCCGATGCCTCCGCAAACAACCTGAAGATCGTCCTCGATCCGCCGCCGAAGTCTCCCGCTGGTTGCGTTCGCGAACCCTGTTGGTCACCGCCACCGACTCGGGGCATCGCGACCTGACGGTAAAAAAGCTTGAAGCCGGCGAAACGCTTGAACTGCCATCACATCCCCACCTGGCGCCCGCCTTGCCGGGCCCGCCGACAACCCTGTCCCGACGGCGTCTGGGGATGATGCTTGTCGCCGCGGCCGCAGTGGGCGGGGCCGCCTGGTGGCGATGGGGCGGCGAGTCGCCGCGAATCGAATCGCTGGCCGTGTTGCCACTGGAAGTGAAAGAATCGCAGAGCCGTCAACCGCTGGGCGCTCGGACCTTGTCCGACGAAGAGATGGTGGCCGCGATGCTGGTCAATCAATTAGCTCGTCAGCAGTCGCTCAAGGTCGTGCCCTTCCGTCCGATTCGCGCCAGTTCGCCTCAATACGCTCAGGTCGGTAAAGAGTTGGGCGTCGACGGCTTGGTGTTGGTTCAAATCGTGGGCCAGGGCCAGCAGCGTCGAGTGCATTTGCAATTGGTCGAAGCCGATTCGAGCGCTGTGCTGTGGGGTAAAGAGTTTCAGTACAGCGAAGGCGCCAGCCTGCTGACCCAGCGCGACAGCGCGGCTCGGATCGCTCAGGAAATCGGTATTCAAGTCGCCTCGATCCGGCACGGGGCCCTAACCGAAGAAGGGGCGGCGTTCAGCTGCTTGGTCCGTGGCGAGGCGCGTTTGGACCCGGACAGCGAAGACGGCTTGCGGGGCGCCTTAGGCTGCTTTGACCACGCCCGCCAAGTGGACCCGCTGTTCGCCGAAGCGCACGCGGGATTCGCGCTTTCGGCGATGACCTTGGCCGCGCTGTCGCCGCCCGAAGAGAGCCAAGAGCTGGTCGTCGAAGCCCGCTCGGCGATGCTCAAGGCGCTGGAACTGAGGCCCGATGAAGGCACGACCAACCTGGCCGCCGCGATGATCAACTGGCGCGACGATCGCAACTTCGAATCCGCCGAACGGCACTTCCAAAAAACGCTGAAGGAAATGCCGAACAGCTGGCACGCTCAACACGAGTACGCGCTGTTCGCCTCGGCCCGCCGACAACAGACCGAAGCGATCGCCGCCATCCGCCGCGCCGTCACGCTTAACCCGCTGTCACAAACGCTGCGAGTCGATGAAGCCCGCCTGAACTGGTTCGACGGACAGCCGCAACTGGCCAAGCCCGCCGTCGACGCGATGCTGGCCGATGCCGATAAACGCGAGAAAGCGGCGGGCCTGGCCATCGACCAGCTCGAACAAACCGAGGACTACGATGCCGCCGCAGCCTTGCAAGACATGACCGCGGTGGCCGGTCGAGCGGATCTGTACTTTGCGCAACGCCAAGCCAAACTGGACGAATACCCCTACGGTCCCTTTGGCCCAACCATGAATCAGGCCATTCTGGACGCTCGCCTCGATCGTATCGACGATACGTATCTGGCCGAGTTGATCTCGCTGCGGCCCACCACGTTGGTTTTGCTGATGTCGGCGCATCCGGCCTTTGCCGGCTACCGCGATAGGCCGATCGCCGAACAGGTCGACGCCAGACTGCCGCGAGCTTACGGCCGCTCGCCCCAAGCGTAG